A stretch of the Aggregatibacter sp. HMT-949 genome encodes the following:
- the glgB gene encoding 1,4-alpha-glucan branching protein GlgB: protein MTHATTQAIIDSFFDATNGDPFATLGMHETERGIEVRALLPDADHVSVIALESGERVAELDCLDERGFFSGVIPNCREFFAYQLQVSWGLEGQIVEDPYRFHPMLDDLEQWLLSEGSMLRPYEVLGAHFMECDGVSGVNFRLWAPNARRVSIVGDFNYWDGRRHPMRFHAKSGVWELFLPKASLGQLYKFELIDCHGNLRLKADPYAFSSQLRPDTASQISALPNVVEMTEQRREANQANRPISIYEVHLGSWRRNLENNFWLDYDQIADELIPYVKDMGFTHIEFLPLSEFPYDGSWGYQPLGLYSPTSRFGSPEGFRRLVQRAHDAGINVILDWVPGHFPSDTHGLVAFDGTALYEHADPKEGYHQDWNTLIYNYGRHEVKNFLSSNALYWLERFGVDGIRVDAVASMLYRDYSRAEGEWIPNQYGGRENLEAIEFLKHTNWKIHSEMAGAISIAEESTSFAGVTHPSEQGGLGFNFKWNMGWMNDTLSYMKLDPIYRQYHHNKMTFGMVYQYSENFVLPLSHDEVVHGKCSLLGKMPGDAWQKFANLRAYYGYMWGYPGKKLLFMGNEFAQGREWNHEESLDWFLLDENIGGGWHKGVLKLVKDLNRIYQQNRPLFEFDNSPEGFDWLVVNDAANSVFAFERRSSDGERIIVISNFTPVPRHEYRIGVNIAGCYEEILNTDSMYYQGSNIGNFGEVRTEEMESHGRKHSISVSIPPLATVYLKLKTE from the coding sequence ATGACACATGCAACGACACAAGCGATTATCGATAGTTTTTTTGATGCTACCAACGGCGATCCTTTCGCTACACTAGGTATGCATGAAACCGAACGCGGCATTGAGGTTCGCGCACTTTTGCCGGATGCGGATCATGTAAGCGTTATTGCGCTTGAGTCCGGTGAGCGCGTAGCGGAATTAGACTGCTTGGATGAACGCGGTTTTTTTTCCGGCGTGATCCCAAATTGCCGTGAGTTTTTTGCCTATCAATTGCAGGTTTCATGGGGGCTCGAAGGACAAATAGTGGAAGATCCGTACCGTTTTCATCCGATGCTTGATGATCTTGAGCAATGGCTGCTTTCCGAAGGTTCAATGCTTCGTCCTTATGAAGTGCTCGGTGCACATTTTATGGAATGCGACGGTGTAAGCGGAGTGAATTTTCGTTTATGGGCACCGAATGCGCGACGGGTTTCCATCGTGGGCGATTTTAATTATTGGGACGGTCGTCGCCACCCGATGCGGTTTCATGCAAAAAGCGGCGTGTGGGAATTGTTTCTACCGAAAGCCAGTTTGGGGCAGCTTTATAAATTTGAACTTATTGATTGCCACGGCAACCTTCGCTTGAAAGCCGATCCTTATGCTTTCAGTTCGCAGCTTCGCCCGGATACCGCCTCGCAAATCAGCGCTTTGCCAAATGTGGTGGAAATGACGGAACAACGTCGTGAAGCGAACCAAGCGAATCGGCCAATTTCCATTTATGAAGTGCATTTAGGTTCATGGCGCCGCAATTTAGAAAATAATTTCTGGCTTGATTACGATCAAATTGCTGACGAACTCATACCTTACGTGAAGGATATGGGATTTACGCATATTGAATTTTTACCGCTTTCCGAGTTCCCGTATGACGGTTCTTGGGGTTATCAACCGCTTGGGCTGTATTCACCGACCAGTCGTTTCGGTTCGCCGGAAGGCTTTCGTCGTTTAGTCCAACGGGCCCATGATGCGGGGATTAACGTTATTTTAGATTGGGTGCCGGGCCATTTTCCAAGCGACACTCACGGGCTTGTCGCCTTTGACGGCACCGCATTGTACGAGCACGCCGATCCGAAAGAAGGTTACCATCAAGATTGGAACACGCTGATTTACAATTACGGCCGCCATGAAGTGAAAAATTTCCTTTCCAGTAATGCGCTGTATTGGTTGGAACGTTTCGGGGTGGACGGCATTCGCGTGGATGCGGTGGCGTCGATGCTCTACCGTGATTACAGTCGGGCGGAAGGTGAGTGGATTCCAAATCAATACGGCGGACGCGAAAATTTGGAAGCCATCGAATTTTTAAAACATACCAACTGGAAAATTCACAGCGAAATGGCGGGGGCGATTTCTATCGCGGAAGAATCGACTTCTTTTGCGGGCGTCACCCATCCGAGCGAACAAGGCGGGCTCGGCTTCAATTTCAAATGGAATATGGGATGGATGAACGACACCCTTTCCTATATGAAACTCGATCCGATTTATCGCCAATATCACCATAATAAAATGACTTTCGGCATGGTCTATCAATACAGCGAAAACTTCGTATTGCCGCTTTCTCACGACGAAGTGGTACACGGCAAATGCTCATTACTCGGCAAAATGCCGGGCGATGCGTGGCAAAAATTCGCCAACTTGCGAGCTTATTACGGCTATATGTGGGGCTACCCGGGTAAAAAATTACTGTTTATGGGCAATGAATTTGCACAAGGGCGCGAATGGAATCACGAAGAAAGTTTGGATTGGTTTTTGTTGGACGAAAACATCGGTGGCGGTTGGCACAAAGGCGTGTTGAAATTGGTGAAAGACTTGAACCGTATTTACCAACAAAATCGCCCGCTTTTCGAATTTGATAATTCTCCGGAAGGCTTTGATTGGCTTGTGGTGAACGATGCCGCGAATTCTGTCTTCGCTTTTGAGCGCAGAAGCTCCGATGGCGAACGTATTATCGTAATCAGTAACTTCACGCCTGTCCCGCGCCACGAGTACCGCATTGGCGTGAATATCGCCGGTTGCTATGAAGAAATTTTGAATACCGATTCGATGTATTACCAAGGATCCAATATCGGTAATTTCGGTGAAGTACGAACTGAAGAGATGGAAAGCCACGGGCGCAAACATTCCATTTCTGTTTCCATTCCGCCGTTGGCGACGGTCTATTTAAAATTGAAAACGGAATAA
- the glgX gene encoding glycogen debranching protein GlgX yields the protein MFNIYDNGTAFPPGYSKIVKNGEQIANFALFSAAASRVELCLFSGEEEIRFPMIRTENVWHLALTGVEIGTEYGFRVYGEYANPQKLMLDPYAKAVTHKPDLTTEESRSWFLMNDNRDNAHLAPKAVVIPEDFDWFGDSAPNTPWAQTILYELHVKGFSQLNDKVPAALRGTYAGLAHPVNLAYLQALGVTAVELLPVNFFVDEPHLQEKNLQNYWGYNPLAMFAVEPKYASSENPLVEFKAMVKALHGAGIEVILDVVFNHSAESEQGYPTFCQRGIDDQTYYWRNDSGHYINWTGCGNMLNLSSGVGRKWVVDCLRYWAEQCRVDGFRFDLATVLGRDKPDFNAQAQLFTDIRNEPGLQRVKLIAEPWDIGHYGYQVGNFPSYFAEWNDRFRDDLCRFWLWKSGDVGAFAERFAGSADLFKKNARLPHSTLNFITAHDGFVMRDLVSYNEKHNEANGEENRDGRNENYSYNHGVEGSTENLSGTERNTIENDRLFAQCGLLMSLLLANGTPMLLAGDEFGNTQYGNNNAYCQDNEITWLKWADFNTELFELTKQTIAARKQIQSLQNDAWWSNENVAWFNLHGEPMQLADWQNLGVKALQILLDAKWLLLVNAKAESQTFILPSCAVSQWKALVGTTNLTFISSQKVAVSGMAFCLLNKTDC from the coding sequence ATGTTCAACATTTACGATAACGGCACGGCATTTCCGCCGGGCTATTCAAAAATAGTTAAAAACGGCGAACAAATCGCTAATTTTGCATTGTTTTCTGCGGCGGCGAGCCGTGTTGAACTTTGCTTATTTAGCGGCGAAGAGGAAATCCGTTTTCCGATGATTCGTACGGAAAATGTGTGGCATTTGGCGCTAACCGGCGTGGAAATCGGCACGGAATACGGTTTTCGTGTTTACGGTGAATATGCCAATCCGCAGAAATTGATGCTTGATCCTTATGCAAAAGCGGTAACTCATAAGCCTGATTTAACGACGGAGGAAAGCCGTTCTTGGTTTTTAATGAACGATAATCGTGACAATGCCCACCTTGCACCAAAAGCGGTCGTAATTCCGGAAGATTTCGATTGGTTCGGCGACAGCGCACCGAATACGCCGTGGGCGCAAACTATTCTGTATGAACTGCATGTGAAGGGATTTAGTCAGCTCAACGACAAGGTTCCGGCGGCGCTACGCGGTACTTATGCGGGGTTAGCTCATCCGGTGAATTTGGCTTATTTGCAAGCGCTCGGCGTGACGGCCGTTGAATTATTACCGGTCAATTTTTTTGTGGATGAGCCGCACTTACAAGAAAAAAATTTGCAAAATTATTGGGGATATAATCCGCTTGCCATGTTCGCCGTAGAGCCGAAATATGCCTCAAGCGAAAATCCGCTTGTTGAATTTAAAGCGATGGTAAAAGCTTTACACGGTGCAGGTATTGAAGTCATTTTGGATGTAGTGTTTAACCATTCCGCCGAATCGGAGCAAGGTTATCCGACTTTTTGTCAACGCGGAATTGACGATCAAACATACTATTGGCGCAATGATAGTGGGCATTACATTAACTGGACGGGCTGCGGCAATATGCTCAATCTTTCTTCCGGAGTGGGGCGTAAATGGGTGGTAGATTGCTTGCGGTATTGGGCGGAACAATGCCGCGTGGATGGTTTCCGTTTTGATTTGGCCACGGTGCTTGGACGCGATAAGCCCGATTTTAATGCACAAGCGCAGCTTTTTACCGATATTCGGAACGAACCGGGTTTGCAGCGCGTGAAACTGATTGCCGAGCCTTGGGATATCGGGCATTACGGTTATCAGGTGGGTAATTTCCCAAGTTATTTTGCTGAGTGGAATGATCGTTTTCGTGATGATCTTTGTCGTTTTTGGTTATGGAAAAGTGGCGACGTAGGCGCGTTTGCCGAGCGTTTTGCCGGTTCCGCCGATTTGTTTAAGAAAAATGCTCGTTTACCGCACTCGACGCTTAATTTTATTACCGCTCATGATGGCTTTGTTATGCGTGATTTGGTCAGTTATAACGAAAAACATAATGAAGCTAACGGCGAAGAAAACCGTGATGGGAGAAATGAAAATTACAGCTACAACCACGGAGTAGAAGGTTCAACAGAAAATTTGTCTGGAACCGAAAGAAATACAATAGAAAATGACCGTTTATTCGCCCAATGCGGTTTGCTAATGAGTTTATTGCTTGCTAATGGCACGCCTATGTTGCTGGCCGGCGATGAATTCGGTAATACGCAATATGGCAACAATAATGCGTATTGCCAAGACAACGAAATTACTTGGTTGAAATGGGCAGATTTTAATACGGAATTATTTGAATTAACGAAACAAACGATTGCAGCACGTAAACAGATACAAAGTTTGCAAAACGATGCTTGGTGGTCAAATGAAAATGTTGCTTGGTTTAATCTGCATGGGGAACCGATGCAATTAGCCGATTGGCAAAATCTTGGAGTCAAGGCGTTACAAATTTTATTGGACGCAAAATGGCTTCTTTTAGTTAATGCGAAAGCAGAATCTCAGACTTTCATATTGCCTAGTTGTGCTGTCAGCCAATGGAAAGCCTTGGTAGGGACAACAAACTTAACGTTCATTTCGTCACAGAAAGTGGCGGTTAGCGGTATGGCATTTTGTTTGTTGAATAAAACGGATTGTTGA
- the glgC gene encoding glucose-1-phosphate adenylyltransferase translates to MKSPNKYSLIKDTLVLILAGGRGSRLHELTDKRAKPALYFGGNRRIIDFALSNCINSGLNRIGVVTQYAAHSLLRHLQTGWSFLPQERGEFVDMLPARQQIDDSTWYRGTADAVYQNMAIIRDHYRPKYILILAGDHIYKQDYSVMLMDHVSSGAKCTVGCIEVPRSEASEFGVMAVNENLKVKAFVEKPKDPPAMVGKPDISLASMGIYVFDADYLYDLLEREVNKPNSSHDFGKDILPKCLQEETLYAHPFSRSCMGRNTEGEIYWRDVGTLDSFWQSNLDLVSEKPQLDIYDQDWPIRGNPVQAYPSKFFYKDASIRPVDNSLIGGGCVITDASISYSVLFDRIKINEGSRIDHCVVLPEVKIGKNCILKNCIIDRHCEIPDGTQIGVNPEEDKKHFRISSTGKVILVTRPMLQKLAGEEVVSEAHLD, encoded by the coding sequence ATGAAAAGTCCAAACAAATACTCTCTTATAAAAGATACCTTGGTGCTTATTTTAGCCGGCGGCCGTGGCTCACGACTTCATGAATTAACCGATAAGCGTGCCAAACCGGCCCTTTATTTCGGGGGGAATCGCCGTATTATCGATTTTGCTCTTTCAAATTGTATCAACTCCGGTTTAAACCGTATCGGCGTGGTTACGCAATATGCCGCTCATTCGTTGCTCCGTCATTTGCAAACCGGTTGGTCATTTTTACCGCAAGAACGCGGTGAATTTGTGGATATGCTCCCTGCGCGTCAACAAATTGATGATTCCACTTGGTATCGGGGAACTGCCGATGCGGTGTACCAAAATATGGCAATTATTCGCGATCATTATCGTCCTAAATACATTTTGATTTTAGCCGGCGACCATATTTACAAACAAGATTATAGCGTGATGCTGATGGATCACGTATCCAGCGGTGCTAAATGCACGGTAGGCTGTATTGAAGTGCCGCGTTCCGAAGCCAGCGAGTTCGGTGTGATGGCGGTAAATGAAAATTTAAAAGTAAAAGCCTTTGTTGAAAAACCTAAAGATCCACCGGCAATGGTAGGGAAACCCGATATTTCTTTGGCCTCTATGGGCATTTATGTATTTGATGCGGATTATTTATATGATTTGCTTGAACGAGAAGTGAACAAGCCAAATAGCAGCCATGATTTCGGCAAAGATATTTTGCCGAAATGTTTGCAAGAAGAGACACTTTATGCGCATCCGTTTAGTCGCTCTTGCATGGGACGTAATACGGAAGGTGAAATTTATTGGCGTGACGTCGGTACACTTGATAGTTTCTGGCAATCCAATCTCGACCTCGTCTCGGAAAAACCGCAGCTTGATATTTATGATCAAGACTGGCCGATTCGTGGTAATCCGGTACAAGCGTATCCGTCTAAATTTTTTTATAAAGACGCCAGTATTCGTCCGGTAGATAATTCCTTAATCGGCGGTGGTTGTGTGATCACCGATGCGTCGATTAGTTATTCCGTGTTATTTGACCGTATTAAAATTAATGAAGGTTCCCGTATTGATCATTGCGTTGTACTTCCTGAAGTGAAAATCGGCAAAAACTGTATTTTGAAAAACTGCATTATCGATCGTCACTGTGAAATTCCGGACGGTACACAAATCGGCGTTAATCCGGAAGAAGATAAAAAGCATTTCCGTATCAGTTCCACCGGTAAAGTCATTTTGGTGACTCGTCCGATGTTGCAAAAGCTAGCGGGCGAAGAGGTTGTTTCGGAAGCGCATTTGGATTGA
- the glgA gene encoding glycogen synthase GlgA: MKVLHVCSELYPLLKTGGLADVIGALPFAQKMIGMDVRILLPAYPAIFRGIPETHVVAEFDNFAGHVVLQYGEYNGLGVYLIDAPHLYAREGNPYHDADYNDYGDNYKRFALLGWIGAELATGLDSWWRAEIVHGHDWHAGLAAAYLVNKGKPAKSVFTIHNLAYQGQFARRHLDEIGLPESMFDMNGLELFGQISYLKAGLYYSDAVTAVSPTYAQEITTEEFAYGLQGLLGSLREQGKLVGILNGVDEQIWHPSCDGYLQYHYKQKNIAGKKKNKAELQAYFNLPPKEEALLFVMVTRLTEQKGIDLLIESADEIVAQGGQLALLGSGAPHWEAAVRALAEAYPANIAVKIGYDEALSHLMVAGGDVILVPSRFEPCGLTQLYGLQYGTLPLVRKTGGLADTVVNSTADSIKERTATGFVFQQANATDLRQAIRQAFSLWQKPKIWSMVRANAMSQDFSWRNAAQHYQALYRRL; the protein is encoded by the coding sequence ATGAAAGTTTTACACGTTTGCTCGGAGCTTTATCCTTTATTGAAAACAGGTGGACTTGCCGACGTTATTGGTGCCTTACCCTTTGCGCAAAAAATGATAGGAATGGACGTGCGAATTTTATTGCCTGCCTATCCAGCAATTTTTCGTGGTATACCCGAAACCCATGTCGTAGCAGAATTTGATAACTTTGCCGGTCATGTTGTTTTACAGTATGGTGAATATAACGGCTTGGGCGTTTATTTAATAGATGCGCCACATTTGTATGCGCGCGAGGGGAATCCTTATCACGATGCGGACTACAACGATTACGGCGATAATTATAAACGCTTTGCGCTACTCGGTTGGATCGGCGCGGAATTGGCTACAGGGCTGGATTCTTGGTGGCGTGCGGAAATTGTTCATGGTCACGATTGGCATGCGGGACTCGCTGCCGCTTATTTGGTTAACAAAGGTAAACCGGCCAAATCCGTTTTCACCATTCATAATTTAGCTTATCAAGGACAGTTTGCGCGTCGTCACTTAGATGAAATCGGATTGCCGGAAAGTATGTTTGATATGAACGGATTAGAATTGTTTGGTCAAATTTCTTATTTGAAAGCCGGCTTGTATTATTCCGATGCGGTAACGGCGGTTAGCCCGACTTACGCACAAGAAATTACGACGGAAGAATTCGCTTATGGTTTGCAAGGATTGTTAGGAAGCTTGCGTGAGCAAGGCAAATTAGTCGGCATTTTAAATGGTGTGGACGAACAAATTTGGCATCCGAGCTGCGACGGTTATCTTCAATATCATTACAAACAAAAAAACATAGCGGGTAAAAAGAAAAATAAAGCCGAATTACAGGCTTATTTCAATTTGCCGCCAAAAGAGGAGGCGTTGCTGTTTGTGATGGTTACACGTTTAACCGAGCAAAAAGGGATCGATTTATTAATTGAAAGCGCAGACGAGATTGTGGCGCAAGGTGGGCAGCTTGCGTTACTTGGCTCAGGAGCACCGCATTGGGAGGCTGCCGTGCGTGCTCTGGCAGAAGCGTATCCTGCAAATATTGCGGTAAAAATCGGTTACGATGAGGCGCTTTCTCATTTAATGGTTGCCGGCGGCGATGTGATTTTGGTACCAAGTCGTTTTGAACCTTGCGGCTTAACTCAGCTCTACGGTTTACAATACGGCACGTTACCCTTAGTGCGAAAAACCGGCGGATTAGCCGATACTGTGGTGAATAGTACTGCCGATAGCATCAAGGAACGTACGGCAACCGGTTTTGTATTTCAGCAGGCGAACGCAACGGATTTAAGGCAAGCCATTCGACAGGCTTTCTCTTTGTGGCAGAAACCGAAAATCTGGTCAATGGTGCGCGCCAATGCGATGAGCCAAGATTTCAGTTGGCGCAATGCCGCGCAACATTATCAGGCGTTATATCGTCGTTTATAA
- a CDS encoding glycogen/starch/alpha-glucan phosphorylase, which produces MIMDNFDSPFLYHRPEINVEALKKSIVYKLIFSIGRSPREASTRDWLNATLYAVRDLVTEGWISTASQARADDVRRVYYLSMEFLIGRTLSNALIAEGVYDIAKEALQEMNVDLEDIIAKEVDPGLGNGGLGRLAACFMDSIATLCLPGMGYGIRYEYGMFRQKIENGEQVERPDDWLEKGAPWEFMRPSKRFRVAFGGGIHFEGKKCIWEPQEKVTALAYDQMIPGYENNSAATLRLWSAHAEETFNLAEFNRGEHLAAMEARSANKNLSRVLYPDDSTWNGRELRLRQEYFLVSASLQDIIRRHKRTHENLENLADKVAIHLNDTHPALAIPELMRVLIDEEGFEWQKAWDMTRRIFSYTCHTLMSEALETWPVEMMAKVLPRHLQMIFDINDRFLEYVRTYITTDNDFIRRVSLIEEGYQRKVRMGWLSVVGSHKINGVAAIHSDLMVTSTFADFARIYPERFTNVTNGITPRRWLAVANPALAALFDKYIGNEWRCDLSQIKKLATVAHDKTFKEAIADIKHANKIKLADYVKCELGIELDPNAVFDVQVKRIHEYKRQILNVLHIVARYNAMLADPEKDWQPRVFILAGKAASAYYAAKQTIHLINDVANVINNDERLRGRLKVVFIPNYSVSLAQLIIPAADISEQISLAGTEASGTSNMKFALNGALTLGTLDGANVEILENVGEEHIFIFGNTVEQVEELRRGGYRPFEYYQHDAELRAVVDQIISGVFSPEEPQRYLQLLQGLQYHDYYQAFADFRSYVDAQKLVDEKYKQRDQWIESTIQNIINMGFFSSDRTILEYAKNIWKVEPIKLN; this is translated from the coding sequence ATGATAATGGATAATTTTGATTCTCCATTCCTATACCATCGTCCTGAAATCAATGTTGAAGCATTGAAAAAATCGATTGTCTATAAACTTATCTTTTCTATCGGTCGCTCTCCGCGTGAAGCGAGTACGCGTGACTGGTTGAATGCTACCTTATACGCTGTTCGCGATCTCGTAACGGAAGGTTGGATTTCTACGGCAAGCCAAGCACGCGCAGACGACGTTCGTCGCGTTTATTACCTTTCAATGGAATTTTTAATTGGACGTACCCTTTCTAACGCGTTGATTGCAGAAGGGGTTTATGACATTGCTAAAGAAGCGTTGCAAGAAATGAATGTCGATTTGGAAGATATCATTGCCAAAGAAGTGGATCCCGGTTTGGGTAACGGTGGTTTAGGGCGTCTTGCGGCCTGTTTTATGGATTCCATCGCAACGCTTTGTTTGCCGGGAATGGGCTACGGTATCCGTTATGAATACGGAATGTTCCGTCAAAAAATTGAAAATGGCGAACAAGTTGAACGCCCGGATGATTGGTTGGAAAAAGGCGCACCTTGGGAATTTATGCGTCCGTCTAAGCGTTTTAGAGTGGCATTCGGTGGTGGCATTCATTTTGAAGGTAAAAAATGCATATGGGAGCCACAAGAAAAAGTAACGGCGCTTGCGTACGATCAAATGATTCCTGGCTATGAAAACAATTCAGCAGCAACCTTGCGTTTATGGTCTGCCCATGCGGAAGAAACCTTTAATCTTGCCGAATTTAACCGCGGCGAGCATTTGGCTGCAATGGAAGCACGTTCCGCCAATAAGAACCTTTCACGCGTGCTTTATCCGGACGATTCTACTTGGAATGGCCGTGAATTGCGCTTGCGCCAAGAGTACTTTCTTGTTTCGGCATCGCTTCAAGACATTATCCGTCGTCACAAACGTACCCACGAGAATTTAGAAAACTTGGCGGACAAAGTGGCAATTCACTTGAACGATACACATCCGGCTCTAGCTATTCCCGAACTGATGCGCGTATTGATTGATGAGGAAGGTTTCGAATGGCAAAAAGCGTGGGATATGACCCGCCGTATTTTCTCCTACACTTGCCACACATTGATGTCGGAAGCATTGGAAACTTGGCCGGTGGAAATGATGGCTAAGGTGTTACCACGCCATTTGCAAATGATTTTCGACATTAACGATCGTTTCTTGGAATATGTGCGTACTTATATCACGACAGATAACGATTTTATTCGCCGCGTATCGCTTATTGAAGAAGGCTATCAACGCAAAGTGCGTATGGGCTGGTTGTCGGTGGTGGGTTCCCATAAAATCAACGGCGTAGCGGCAATCCACTCTGATTTAATGGTCACCTCTACTTTCGCCGACTTTGCGCGTATTTACCCAGAACGCTTTACCAATGTGACGAACGGCATTACTCCGCGTCGTTGGTTAGCGGTGGCGAATCCGGCATTGGCAGCTTTGTTCGATAAATATATTGGTAACGAATGGCGTTGTGATTTAAGCCAAATTAAAAAATTGGCAACCGTAGCGCACGATAAAACTTTTAAAGAAGCGATCGCCGATATTAAACACGCCAATAAAATTAAACTTGCCGACTATGTGAAATGTGAACTTGGTATTGAGCTTGACCCCAATGCGGTGTTCGACGTGCAGGTGAAACGTATCCATGAATATAAACGGCAGATATTAAATGTATTGCACATCGTGGCACGCTACAATGCGATGCTTGCAGACCCTGAAAAAGATTGGCAACCGCGAGTATTTATTCTTGCGGGGAAAGCAGCTTCTGCCTACTACGCGGCGAAACAAACCATTCACTTGATTAATGATGTTGCTAACGTAATTAACAATGATGAACGTTTACGTGGTCGATTAAAGGTAGTATTTATTCCGAATTACAGCGTGAGTTTGGCACAGTTAATTATTCCGGCTGCAGATATTTCCGAACAAATTTCTTTGGCCGGTACGGAAGCCTCCGGTACCAGTAATATGAAATTTGCTCTTAACGGCGCATTAACCCTTGGCACACTCGATGGTGCAAATGTAGAAATTTTGGAAAACGTGGGTGAAGAGCATATTTTCATTTTCGGTAACACGGTGGAACAAGTAGAAGAGTTACGTCGTGGCGGTTATCGTCCGTTCGAATATTACCAACACGATGCGGAACTCCGTGCCGTGGTTGATCAGATTATTTCCGGCGTATTCTCTCCGGAAGAACCGCAGCGTTATTTACAATTGCTGCAGGGTTTACAATATCATGATTACTACCAGGCGTTTGCGGATTTTCGCAG